Within the Marinobacter sp. SS13-12 genome, the region GTCTGGTCGGAATCAGTGGCACTGGCGCTGCTGGTTGTCTGACCAAAGCCGCCAAGAATGACGCTGATGAAGGACCGGTTCATGGCCTTGCACATGATGTAACTGAGGATGGCACCGCTGCTGCCCACCAGGGCACCAACGACAATCAACAGGTCATTGCCCAGCATGAAGCCGATGGAGGCAGCAGCCCACCCTGAATAGCTGTTGAGCATCGACACCACTACCGGCATATCGGCGCCGCCGATCGCCATGATCAGGTGAATGCCGAGCACCGACGCAATGATTGTCATCAGCACCAGGGCAATGATGCCCAGCGCCATGCTGTCAGTGCCCAGGAACCAGGCGCCCAGGAATACGCAGGCAATGATCGCCACCAGGTTCATCAGGTGCCGGCCGGGCAGGGTCAGGGCCTTGCTGTCGATTCGGCCATCCAGCTTGCCGCAGGCCACCAGCGACCCGGTAAAGGTCACCGCACCGATAAAGATGCCTACAAATACTTCCACCAGTTTGATGGTGTGTTCCGCTCCGGCAGTTGCAATCAGTGGTTCGATGTAGCCGGAGAAGCCAACCAACACCGCCGCCAGGCCCACAAAGCTGTGGAGCAGGGCGACCAGTTGCGGCATCTGGGTCATTTCCACCTTGTTGGCGATGGGAATGCCGATGCCGGCGCCGAGAAGCACCGCAATCACAATAGCAGTGACGCCGCCGTCCACGCTGGCAAGGGTCGCCCCCACCGCGATGATGATGCCGGCTACGCCATAGAGGTTGCCGCGCCGCGCCGACTCCTGGTGGCTGAGGCCACCCAGGCTGAGAATAAAGCAGATACTTGCGACCACGTAGGCCACGCTCACCAGTCCTGTACTCATATCGGGCGTCTCCTACCTGCGGAACATTTTGAGCATACGATGGGTGACCCGGAAGCCGCCCCCCACGTTGATGCTGGCAATCAGCACCGCGACAAAGGCCATGATGCCGACGGCAAGGTTCTCCGCCTGGGCCAGATGCAGAATGGCACCGATCACGATGATGCCGCTGATGGCATTGGTCACGCTCATCAGGGGGGTGTGCAGGGAGGGGGTCACGTTCCAGATCACCTGCCAGCCGATAAAGCAGGCCAGCACAAACACCGTAAAGTGTTGCAGGAAGCTTTCCGGTGCGTGGGCACCGACCCCGTAAAGCGCCAATGCCGTCACCACCAGCAGGGCGCCTTTGCCAATCAGGCTGCGGCGGTCGGCGTCTTTCTTCGCCGCAGCTTTGTCTGCAGCAGAGGGTTCCTCGGTACCCGGCGCCGGTTTCGGGCTGACCGGGGCCTCCGGCTGGGGTGGCGGCCAGGTAACCTCGGCCTCGTGCACCACCGTCAGGCCACGGATAACATCGTCTTCCATATTGACCTGTGGCGTGCCGTCCTTCTCCGGAGTCAGCTCTGTGAGCAGGTGCATCAGGTTGGTGGCGTAAAGATCACTGGCGACCTTGGCCATGCGGCTTGGCAGATCGGTGTAGCCAATCAGCGTCACGCCATGGTGGTGGGCCACCTTGCCGGGTTCGGTCAGCTCGCAGTTACCGCCGCGCTCGGACGCCAGGTCGACAATCACGCTGCCGGGTTTCATGGATTTCACCATGTCGGCGGTGATCAGCTTCGGAGCCGGCTTGCCGGGAATCAGCGCAGTGGTAATGATGATATCCACTTCCTCGGCCTGCTCGGCAAACAGTGCCATCTCTGCCTTGATGAACTCGTCGCTCATCTGCTTGGCGTAGCCGCCACCACCGCTGCCTTCCTCGTCACCGAAATCCAGCTCCAGGAACTCGGCGCCCATGCTTTCGACCTGTTCCTTCACCTCCAGCCGGGTATCGAAAGCCCTCACGATGGCGCCCATGCTGTTGGCAGCGCCGATCGCAGCCAGACCAGCCACGCCGGCACCGATCACCATAATCTTCGCTGGCGGCACCTTGCCAGCCGCCGTCACCTGCCCGGTAAAGAAACGCCCGAAATTATTGGCTGCCTCAATCACCGCGCGATAGCCGGCAATATTGGCCATGGCGCTGAGAGCATCCATCTTCTGGGCACGGCTGATGCGTGGCAGGCTGTCGATGGCGAAAGCGGTAATCTTTCTGGCTGCCAGCTTCTCCAGCAACTCCGGATTCTGCGCCGGCCAGATATAGCTGACCAGAAACGCCCCTTCCTTCATCAGATCCACTTCGTGTTTGCCGAGGGCGGGATTTTCCATGGGCGCCCGGACCTTCAGAATAAAGTCCGCTTCCCGCCATAGTGAAGTGGTATCAGCTGCTATGGCTGCGCCCACTTTTTCATAGGCCTCATCCGAGTAGTTCGCGGCTTCGCCAGCGCCGCCTTCAACGACCACCTCGTAACCAAGACCAATGAGTTTGTGAACGGAGGGTGGCGTGGCTGCTACCCGCCGTTCATCCTTGAAAATTTCCCTGGGGATACCGATTTTCATGGTTGGTGCGTCCTCCGGATTGCCCGATGAACCAGTTGTCTGGATACCTACATACTAGTGCAAGTTCCCAGATTTGCTCGGTTTAGCCCGAAGAGGAGGGGTGGAGCGGTTTCAGGCGTACTTCTGGGCAAGGCTCTCGACTTCCGTCTGGGGCAGATGGTCGAGCATCGCACCTCTGAATTGGCGATTGATAAAGCGCTCGGTTTCCTGCTGTATGGCTTCCCGCTGACCCGGTTTCTCGATGTAATCCATGGCCCGGAACAGGATGTAGCGGATGGT harbors:
- the pntB gene encoding Re/Si-specific NAD(P)(+) transhydrogenase subunit beta, whose protein sequence is MSTGLVSVAYVVASICFILSLGGLSHQESARRGNLYGVAGIIIAVGATLASVDGGVTAIVIAVLLGAGIGIPIANKVEMTQMPQLVALLHSFVGLAAVLVGFSGYIEPLIATAGAEHTIKLVEVFVGIFIGAVTFTGSLVACGKLDGRIDSKALTLPGRHLMNLVAIIACVFLGAWFLGTDSMALGIIALVLMTIIASVLGIHLIMAIGGADMPVVVSMLNSYSGWAAASIGFMLGNDLLIVVGALVGSSGAILSYIMCKAMNRSFISVILGGFGQTTSSASATDSDQTVYESSVDDVCEELRNADSVIIVPGYGMAVAQAQNGVSDMTKILRERGVNVRFGIHPVAGRLPGHMNVLLAEAHVPYDIVLEMDEINADFPETDVVLVIGANDTVNPAAAEDPGSPIAGMPVLEVWKARQVVVLKRGMATGYSGVENPLFFKDNTRMLFGDAKESIDKVVSGLRD
- a CDS encoding Re/Si-specific NAD(P)(+) transhydrogenase subunit alpha, which encodes MKIGIPREIFKDERRVAATPPSVHKLIGLGYEVVVEGGAGEAANYSDEAYEKVGAAIAADTTSLWREADFILKVRAPMENPALGKHEVDLMKEGAFLVSYIWPAQNPELLEKLAARKITAFAIDSLPRISRAQKMDALSAMANIAGYRAVIEAANNFGRFFTGQVTAAGKVPPAKIMVIGAGVAGLAAIGAANSMGAIVRAFDTRLEVKEQVESMGAEFLELDFGDEEGSGGGGYAKQMSDEFIKAEMALFAEQAEEVDIIITTALIPGKPAPKLITADMVKSMKPGSVIVDLASERGGNCELTEPGKVAHHHGVTLIGYTDLPSRMAKVASDLYATNLMHLLTELTPEKDGTPQVNMEDDVIRGLTVVHEAEVTWPPPQPEAPVSPKPAPGTEEPSAADKAAAKKDADRRSLIGKGALLVVTALALYGVGAHAPESFLQHFTVFVLACFIGWQVIWNVTPSLHTPLMSVTNAISGIIVIGAILHLAQAENLAVGIMAFVAVLIASINVGGGFRVTHRMLKMFRR